The Halobellus sp. MBLA0158 genome has a window encoding:
- a CDS encoding HAD family hydrolase — protein MADPVAAVLFDLDDTLVRYRRSPETLLRESFDAVGVDPVFPVEAYYDRFDEFAERTHSMRELREECFAALCAERDRDPDLGREVASAYADARDHRDVEFLPGARDVLDAFAAEYRLGIVTNGARDPQAQKIDAVGLDSVVDVVVFAGHDAPPKPAPEPFRHALDALEAGPEAAVHVGNSLDSDVAGAAAAGIRSVWLAGGDAADGAASAERADHVVESLAELSRRPWLEK, from the coding sequence ATGGCCGACCCCGTCGCAGCCGTTCTCTTCGACCTCGACGACACGCTGGTCCGGTACCGTCGGTCACCCGAGACGCTCCTGCGCGAGTCGTTCGACGCCGTCGGCGTCGATCCCGTCTTTCCGGTCGAGGCCTACTACGACCGCTTCGACGAGTTCGCCGAACGGACCCACTCGATGCGTGAGCTCCGCGAGGAGTGCTTCGCCGCGCTCTGTGCCGAACGGGACCGCGACCCGGATCTCGGCCGCGAGGTCGCGAGCGCCTACGCCGACGCCAGGGACCACCGCGACGTCGAGTTCCTCCCGGGTGCGCGTGACGTCCTCGATGCGTTCGCCGCGGAGTACCGCCTCGGTATCGTGACGAACGGCGCTCGCGACCCCCAGGCCCAGAAGATCGACGCCGTCGGGCTGGACTCGGTCGTCGACGTCGTCGTGTTCGCGGGCCACGACGCGCCGCCGAAGCCCGCGCCCGAGCCGTTCCGTCACGCGCTCGACGCGCTCGAAGCCGGTCCCGAGGCCGCCGTCCACGTCGGAAATTCGCTCGATTCGGACGTCGCGGGCGCGGCCGCGGCTGGGATCCGATCGGTGTGGCTCGCGGGCGGCGACGCGGCCGATGGAGCCGCCTCGGCCGAGCGTGCGGACCACGTCGTCGAATCGCTCGCGGAACTGTCGAGGCGGCCGTGGCTGGAGAAGTAG
- a CDS encoding DUF7838 family putative zinc beta-ribbon protein: MSLEREYECPECGHDGFWKTASMELHLGTKTKWRCNECGYGFIEIDGISTAKA, encoded by the coding sequence ATGAGCCTCGAACGCGAGTACGAGTGCCCCGAGTGCGGCCACGACGGCTTCTGGAAGACCGCGTCGATGGAACTGCACCTCGGCACGAAGACGAAGTGGCGCTGCAACGAGTGCGGCTACGGATTCATCGAGATCGACGGGATCAGCACCGCAAAAGCGTAA
- the mch gene encoding methenyltetrahydromethanopterin cyclohydrolase yields MDSINRMAIELIDEAIDFADELRVEPYELDSGATVLDFGVDSEGGIEAGMLLAEIQTAGLSTAQTRMDDVAGAPVPHVELQTDHPALSLLCSQKAGWELAFEDPPFDGLGSGPARALVAEEEEFHALEYFDEFDLTVLSVESIDLPDDRVAEHVAEKAEVEPSGVFLPAYATGSTVGSVTAAARAAELALFRLFELGYDLRDVHSAFGSAPVAPVSYDESVAMARTNDAVAYGGEVHLTVARDFDGFGQVPSSAGEEYGAPFAEIFEQADWDFYEVPETVFAPAKVTIDVVDGPTYVRGETDEELLAESFDFR; encoded by the coding sequence ATGGACTCGATCAATCGGATGGCCATCGAGCTCATCGACGAGGCCATCGACTTCGCGGACGAACTCCGCGTCGAGCCGTACGAACTGGACTCGGGGGCGACCGTCCTCGACTTCGGCGTCGACAGCGAGGGCGGTATCGAGGCCGGGATGCTCCTCGCGGAAATCCAGACCGCGGGGCTCTCGACCGCCCAGACTCGAATGGATGACGTCGCCGGCGCGCCGGTCCCGCACGTCGAACTGCAGACGGACCATCCCGCCCTCTCGCTGCTGTGCTCCCAGAAGGCCGGCTGGGAGCTCGCCTTCGAGGACCCACCGTTCGACGGCCTCGGATCAGGTCCGGCCCGCGCGCTCGTCGCCGAGGAGGAGGAGTTCCACGCGCTCGAGTACTTCGACGAGTTCGATCTCACCGTCCTCTCGGTCGAGAGCATCGACCTCCCCGACGACCGCGTCGCCGAACACGTCGCCGAGAAGGCGGAAGTCGAGCCGAGCGGCGTCTTCCTCCCGGCCTACGCCACCGGCTCGACGGTGGGCAGCGTCACCGCCGCGGCCCGCGCGGCCGAACTGGCGCTGTTCCGGCTCTTCGAGCTCGGGTACGACCTCCGCGACGTCCACTCGGCGTTCGGCTCGGCGCCGGTCGCGCCCGTCTCCTACGACGAGAGCGTCGCGATGGCCCGCACGAACGACGCCGTCGCTTACGGCGGCGAGGTCCACCTCACCGTCGCCCGCGACTTCGACGGCTTCGGTCAGGTGCCCTCCAGCGCGGGCGAGGAGTACGGCGCCCCCTTCGCGGAGATCTTCGAGCAGGCGGACTGGGATTTCTACGAGGTCCCCGAGACGGTGTTCGCGCCCGCGAAGGTCACGATCGACGTCGTCGACGGGCCGACCTACGTCCGCGGCGAGACCGACGAGGAACTGCTCGCCGAATCCTTCGACTTCCGATAA
- a CDS encoding NifU family protein: MSAEKLERQTRSYLSDNVPQIQEHGGHFEIEDVDEATGEVTVAIGGACSGCGIAPMTMKAIKQRLAEELDEVSEVTVRRAGGPRAAVMPSKTDEMEDMDEYEDYSPPF; encoded by the coding sequence ATGAGCGCTGAAAAACTCGAGCGACAGACCCGGAGTTACCTGAGCGACAACGTCCCGCAGATCCAAGAACACGGCGGCCACTTCGAGATCGAGGACGTCGACGAGGCGACCGGCGAGGTGACCGTCGCGATCGGCGGGGCCTGCTCGGGGTGTGGTATCGCGCCGATGACGATGAAAGCCATCAAACAGCGACTCGCCGAAGAACTCGACGAGGTGTCCGAGGTGACCGTCCGGCGGGCGGGCGGACCGCGGGCGGCGGTGATGCCGTCGAAGACCGACGAGATGGAGGATATGGACGAGTACGAGGACTACAGCCCGCCGTTCTGA
- a CDS encoding J domain-containing protein, producing MDSDGLLIGIAAVFAGTTVLLTVLAFAFQPFLLLFAAVFAAATYLLWYHASGRLGERIRETARQGGERRRASAASRGPGDFEGFGPGRRAAGDGGGRAFGGDRTGRRRRGGPDGRRPPRTDRNEPTVEEAYRTLGLDPGADEEAVRRAYRERVKAVHPDTDDGDEETFKRVNRAYERLTD from the coding sequence GTGGACAGCGACGGGCTCCTCATCGGAATCGCGGCCGTGTTCGCGGGGACGACGGTCCTGCTGACGGTCCTCGCGTTCGCCTTCCAGCCGTTTCTGCTGCTCTTCGCCGCCGTGTTCGCCGCCGCGACGTACCTGCTGTGGTACCACGCCAGCGGCCGCCTCGGCGAGCGGATCCGCGAGACCGCGAGACAGGGCGGCGAGCGCCGGCGAGCGAGCGCCGCCTCGCGCGGTCCGGGCGACTTCGAGGGGTTCGGCCCCGGCCGGCGCGCCGCCGGCGACGGTGGGGGCCGCGCGTTCGGCGGCGACCGGACGGGTCGGCGTCGGCGAGGCGGGCCCGACGGACGGCGCCCGCCCCGAACCGACCGGAACGAGCCGACCGTCGAGGAAGCCTACCGGACGCTCGGGCTCGATCCCGGCGCCGACGAGGAGGCGGTCCGACGCGCCTACCGCGAGCGGGTGAAGGCGGTCCACCCCGACACCGACGACGGCGACGAGGAGACTTTCAAGCGAGTCAACCGCGCGTACGAGCGGCTGACGGACTGA
- a CDS encoding M48 family metallopeptidase, protein MVSLPALALVGLLGGVLVLETVLGYLNVRYGAEAVRDADEWVRDALDVDDPEELLAYQRAKTTLSRVQSWLGVVLLLAAVVSGLYGDVAAALSATGLPSVAQGVVLLAGAIVAGRVLSAPFDAYETFVVEERFGFNNQTAALWLRDLLVGTGVALVFGGIVAGAVLLAVAALPRVWPVAGWALVVAFSLLMMVIYPRVIAPLFNDFEPIEGSDLRDAVEDVFERAGFECEQVYEMDASRRSSHSNAYFVGFGRAKRVVLFDTLVEQMDREAIQAVLAHELAHWKKAHIWKQLAASAVQMAVVFAFLWWVTTSQWVYAAFGLPSETYAALGIGLLYAGPVLTLSAPLTNQLSLAHEREADDFAAETMGGAAAMTRALRTLAGENLSNPFPHPAYAAFHLTHPSIPERIRRLREQYGKDESGAPDGAEGGPDVPPAT, encoded by the coding sequence ATGGTCTCGTTGCCCGCGCTCGCGCTCGTCGGCCTGCTCGGCGGGGTACTGGTGCTTGAGACGGTCCTCGGCTACCTGAACGTCCGCTACGGCGCCGAAGCAGTCCGGGATGCGGACGAGTGGGTCCGCGACGCGCTCGACGTCGACGACCCCGAGGAACTGCTCGCGTACCAGCGCGCGAAGACGACGCTCTCGCGGGTCCAGTCGTGGCTCGGCGTCGTCCTCCTCCTCGCCGCGGTCGTCTCGGGGCTCTACGGCGACGTCGCCGCGGCGCTGTCGGCGACCGGGCTCCCGAGCGTCGCCCAGGGCGTCGTCCTCCTCGCGGGGGCGATCGTCGCCGGTCGAGTGCTCTCGGCGCCGTTCGACGCCTACGAGACGTTCGTCGTCGAAGAGCGGTTCGGCTTCAACAATCAGACCGCCGCGCTGTGGCTCCGTGACCTGCTCGTCGGCACGGGCGTCGCGCTCGTGTTCGGGGGGATCGTCGCCGGCGCGGTCCTGCTCGCGGTCGCGGCCCTGCCGAGAGTGTGGCCCGTCGCGGGCTGGGCGCTCGTCGTGGCCTTCTCCCTGCTGATGATGGTCATCTACCCGCGCGTGATCGCGCCGCTTTTCAACGACTTCGAGCCGATCGAGGGGAGCGACCTCCGGGACGCCGTCGAGGACGTCTTCGAGCGCGCGGGCTTCGAGTGTGAGCAGGTCTACGAGATGGACGCCAGCCGGCGCTCGTCGCACTCGAACGCCTACTTCGTCGGCTTCGGCCGCGCCAAGCGCGTCGTGCTCTTCGACACGCTCGTCGAGCAGATGGACCGCGAGGCGATCCAGGCCGTGCTCGCACACGAGCTCGCTCACTGGAAGAAGGCCCACATCTGGAAGCAGCTCGCGGCGTCGGCGGTCCAGATGGCCGTCGTCTTCGCGTTCCTGTGGTGGGTGACGACCTCCCAGTGGGTCTACGCGGCGTTCGGGCTTCCGAGCGAGACCTACGCCGCGCTCGGGATCGGGCTGCTCTATGCGGGGCCGGTGCTGACGCTCTCGGCGCCGCTGACGAATCAGCTGTCGCTGGCCCACGAGCGCGAGGCCGACGACTTCGCCGCCGAGACGATGGGCGGCGCCGCCGCGATGACCCGCGCGCTCCGCACGCTCGCGGGCGAGAACCTGAGCAATCCGTTTCCGCACCCGGCGTACGCCGCGTTCCACCTCACGCACCCGTCGATTCCCGAGCGCATCCGTCGGCTGCGAGAGCAGTACGGAAAGGATGAGAGCGGCGCCCCCGACGGCGCCGAGGGTGGCCCGGACGTGCCGCCGGCGACGTAG
- a CDS encoding DUF7551 domain-containing protein, which yields MVGPTLVEIRSHIESLASETGEYCIRCGRTGDRPVPAAGKRFDDRETARKAVRATEQYRTALRRYDPRVPYYDLIVCQVAEPSRPADEHQAATTEARRTLSEPVLDVGTAEPERRELVEFCHRIAGAVFETLSDAGYDDVEASILDEYFELAESVGDPDELCLCLLESMAVEIETRLGAAEQAEVLGGATTRLGATDATDEPIAATLAHLSDRGLIGEYSCSAPVDSDGASRSIVVRLTDYALSPRGDRLPILPIVIELFRRQADPAPTSFSATECRSGWRITLTPADAGEPAALSSAPIESEE from the coding sequence ATGGTAGGTCCAACGCTAGTCGAGATCAGGAGCCACATCGAGAGCCTGGCCAGCGAGACCGGCGAGTACTGCATCCGGTGCGGGCGCACGGGCGACAGGCCGGTCCCCGCGGCCGGAAAGCGGTTCGACGATCGTGAGACCGCGCGGAAAGCGGTGCGAGCGACCGAACAGTACCGGACCGCGCTCCGGCGCTACGACCCGCGGGTCCCCTACTACGACCTGATCGTCTGTCAGGTCGCGGAGCCGTCGCGTCCGGCGGACGAACATCAAGCGGCTACAACAGAGGCCCGTCGGACGCTCTCGGAGCCCGTGCTCGACGTCGGGACCGCCGAGCCAGAGCGGCGGGAGCTCGTGGAATTCTGTCACCGCATCGCGGGCGCGGTCTTCGAGACGCTCTCGGACGCCGGCTACGACGACGTCGAAGCCAGCATCTTGGACGAGTACTTCGAGCTGGCAGAGAGCGTCGGCGATCCGGACGAGCTCTGTCTGTGCCTGCTCGAAAGTATGGCCGTCGAGATCGAGACGCGGCTCGGAGCGGCCGAGCAGGCCGAGGTCCTCGGCGGCGCGACGACCCGACTGGGAGCGACAGACGCCACCGACGAGCCGATCGCGGCGACGTTGGCGCATCTCAGCGACCGCGGGCTGATCGGCGAGTACAGTTGCTCCGCTCCGGTCGATTCGGACGGCGCCTCCCGATCGATCGTCGTCCGGCTCACCGATTACGCGCTGTCGCCGCGGGGCGATCGGCTGCCGATACTCCCCATCGTCATCGAACTGTTCCGGCGACAGGCCGACCCCGCCCCGACGTCGTTCAGCGCGACCGAGTGCCGTAGCGGCTGGCGAATCACGCTCACGCCCGCAGACGCCGGCGAGCCGGCCGCGCTCTCCAGCGCCCCCATCGAATCCGAAGAGTGA
- the gcvPB gene encoding aminomethyl-transferring glycine dehydrogenase subunit GcvPB, with product MNHDQARYGDDDRYEPLLSEKDDTSVDVGEAGSPLPDDLTRDDLSLPSLAEPEVARHYTRLSQMNWSVESGPYPLGSCTMKYNPSFAEDVAADPNGAVHPDRSAESLQGTLEVLYGLQDYLARIGGMDAVTLQPPAGAAGEFTGILVAKAYHEANGHDRSEVIVPSSAHGTNFASAAMAGYDVVELPSGDDGRVDLEALEAAVSDDTAALMLTNPNTVGLFERDIADIADIVHDAGGLLYYDGANLNALLGRARPGDMGFDVMHYNVHKTFATPHGGGGPGAGPVGVTEELAPFLPSPRVREDDGHYELFEPAETVGKVHGYQGNWLVLLKAYAYIARLGDEGLEDASAKAVLNANYLAEQIDCEIPYGPFHHEFAATAGDRDAADVAKAMLDHGVHPPTTKWPEFVPEAMLTEPTEAESLDSLEDLAAAFNAAFDADAAELESAPSKTTARRIDQADAARNPRLSWRSIDAEE from the coding sequence ATGAATCACGATCAGGCACGCTACGGCGACGACGACCGGTACGAACCGCTGCTCTCGGAGAAGGACGACACGAGCGTCGACGTCGGAGAGGCGGGCTCGCCGCTCCCCGACGACCTGACGCGGGACGACCTCTCCCTGCCGAGCCTCGCCGAGCCCGAGGTCGCGCGGCACTACACGCGGCTCTCCCAGATGAACTGGAGCGTCGAGAGCGGGCCGTACCCGCTGGGGTCGTGTACGATGAAGTACAACCCCTCCTTCGCCGAGGACGTCGCGGCCGACCCGAACGGCGCGGTCCACCCCGACCGCTCGGCAGAGAGCCTCCAGGGGACGCTCGAAGTCCTCTACGGCCTCCAGGACTACCTCGCCAGGATCGGCGGGATGGACGCCGTGACGCTCCAGCCGCCCGCCGGCGCCGCCGGGGAGTTCACGGGCATCCTCGTCGCGAAGGCCTACCACGAGGCGAACGGCCACGACCGCTCGGAGGTCATCGTCCCCTCGTCGGCGCACGGCACGAACTTCGCGAGCGCGGCGATGGCTGGCTACGACGTCGTCGAACTCCCCTCCGGGGACGACGGCCGCGTCGACCTGGAGGCCCTCGAAGCCGCCGTCTCCGACGACACGGCCGCGCTGATGCTCACGAACCCCAACACGGTCGGGCTGTTCGAGCGCGACATCGCCGACATCGCCGACATCGTCCACGACGCGGGCGGACTGCTCTACTACGACGGCGCGAACCTCAACGCGCTGCTCGGGCGGGCGCGACCGGGCGATATGGGCTTCGACGTGATGCACTACAACGTCCACAAGACGTTCGCGACGCCGCACGGCGGCGGCGGCCCCGGCGCGGGCCCCGTCGGCGTCACAGAGGAGCTCGCTCCGTTCCTCCCGAGCCCGCGCGTTCGCGAGGACGACGGCCACTACGAACTGTTCGAGCCCGCGGAGACGGTCGGCAAGGTCCACGGCTACCAGGGCAACTGGCTCGTCCTCCTGAAGGCCTACGCTTACATCGCCCGTCTCGGCGACGAGGGGCTCGAAGACGCCTCCGCGAAGGCAGTCCTGAACGCGAACTACCTCGCCGAGCAGATCGACTGCGAGATCCCCTACGGACCGTTCCACCACGAGTTCGCGGCCACCGCGGGCGACCGCGACGCCGCGGACGTCGCCAAGGCGATGCTGGACCACGGCGTTCACCCGCCCACGACGAAGTGGCCGGAGTTCGTCCCCGAGGCGATGCTCACAGAGCCCACAGAGGCCGAGAGCCTGGACTCCCTGGAGGACCTCGCCGCGGCGTTCAACGCCGCGTTCGACGCCGACGCTGCGGAGCTGGAATCCGCCCCGTCGAAGACGACGGCGCGGCGGATCGACCAGGCCGACGCCGCGCGGAACCCGCGGCTCTCCTGGCGATCGATCGACGCGGAAGAATAG
- the gcvPA gene encoding aminomethyl-transferring glycine dehydrogenase subunit GcvPA, producing MSKRRHEDADGSPYTPHSPAETAAMLDEVGVESEEELFDVPPEVRFEGDLGIDPRSERELRAELSATLAKNDDLTEFLGRDHHTHYVPSVVDELSERAEFLTSYTQYQPEITQGFLQALFEYQSMIVELTGLPVANCSMYDAATALGEAARLSDRVRRVSGTEVLVPELLHENKRAVLDNYVDGTDLSVATYPMDDGNVDVEALADLAGEGTAMIYAENPTVRGTIEERLSAVGEVADDAGALFCLGTDVVALGLLEPPASVGADVVVGEADALGLPTAYGMGLGLFATREDFLRQVPGRLVGAGEDESGRRAYTLTLQTREQHIRKERATSNICTNQAWVALRTAMHLALLGADGLVDLASECVREAESLAERLGDLKGIKAPVHDRHHFREFLVRTDQPAPAIASDLEAEGFAVHVVGDHRLQVCVTEVNAGRADDLVEAFAEAV from the coding sequence ATGAGCAAGCGACGACACGAGGACGCCGACGGTAGTCCGTACACGCCGCACTCCCCCGCGGAGACGGCGGCGATGCTGGACGAGGTCGGCGTCGAGAGCGAAGAGGAACTGTTCGACGTCCCCCCCGAGGTCCGGTTCGAGGGCGACCTCGGGATCGACCCGCGGAGCGAGCGCGAGCTCCGAGCGGAGCTGTCGGCGACGCTCGCGAAGAACGACGACCTGACGGAGTTCCTGGGGCGGGACCACCACACCCACTACGTCCCGTCGGTCGTCGACGAACTCTCCGAGCGCGCGGAGTTCCTGACGTCCTACACGCAGTACCAGCCGGAGATCACCCAGGGCTTCCTGCAGGCGCTCTTCGAGTACCAGTCGATGATCGTCGAGCTGACGGGACTGCCCGTCGCCAACTGCTCGATGTACGACGCCGCGACCGCGCTCGGCGAGGCGGCGCGGCTCTCGGACCGCGTCCGCCGCGTCTCCGGCACCGAGGTGCTGGTCCCGGAACTCCTCCACGAGAACAAGCGCGCGGTCCTCGACAACTACGTCGACGGGACCGACCTCTCGGTCGCGACGTATCCGATGGACGACGGCAACGTCGACGTCGAGGCCCTGGCCGACCTGGCGGGCGAGGGGACGGCGATGATCTACGCCGAGAACCCCACGGTTCGGGGAACGATCGAGGAACGGCTGTCGGCCGTGGGCGAGGTCGCCGACGACGCCGGGGCGCTGTTCTGTCTGGGCACCGACGTCGTCGCGCTCGGACTCCTCGAACCGCCGGCGAGCGTCGGCGCCGACGTCGTCGTCGGCGAGGCCGACGCGCTCGGGCTCCCGACCGCCTACGGGATGGGCCTGGGCCTGTTCGCCACGCGGGAGGACTTCCTGCGGCAGGTGCCCGGCCGACTCGTCGGCGCCGGCGAGGACGAAAGCGGGCGACGGGCGTACACGCTCACGCTCCAGACGCGCGAACAGCACATCCGCAAGGAGCGCGCCACCTCGAACATCTGCACGAACCAGGCGTGGGTGGCCCTGCGGACGGCGATGCACCTGGCGCTCCTGGGCGCCGACGGCCTCGTCGACCTCGCGAGCGAGTGCGTCCGCGAGGCCGAGTCGCTCGCAGAGCGGCTGGGCGACCTCAAGGGCATCAAGGCCCCCGTCCACGACAGACACCACTTCCGGGAATTCCTGGTCCGCACCGACCAGCCTGCGCCGGCCATCGCCTCGGACCTCGAAGCCGAGGGCTTCGCGGTCCACGTCGTCGGCGACCACCGGCTTCAGGTGTGTGTAACCGAGGTGAACGCCGGACGGGCGGACGACCTCGTCGAGGCGTTCGCGGAGGCCGTCTAA
- a CDS encoding acyl-CoA thioesterase, which produces MSTIPLEDTYIENRVLVQPNDTNNNDTAHGGNVVKWMDEVGAMSAMRFAGQTVVTARMEGVDFHRPIPRGNTALIESYVYDAGTTSVSVHLRVFSEDPLSGERELTTESHFIYVAIDEANDPTPVPDLEVTSERGEELRAAALDEAVDGPTEAEQTP; this is translated from the coding sequence ATGTCGACGATTCCGCTCGAAGACACCTACATCGAGAACCGGGTGCTCGTCCAGCCGAACGACACCAACAACAACGACACCGCCCACGGCGGCAACGTCGTCAAGTGGATGGACGAGGTCGGCGCGATGTCGGCGATGCGCTTCGCCGGCCAGACGGTGGTCACCGCCCGAATGGAGGGCGTGGACTTCCACCGGCCGATCCCCCGCGGCAACACCGCGCTCATCGAATCGTACGTCTACGACGCGGGCACGACGAGCGTCAGCGTCCACCTCCGCGTGTTCAGCGAGGACCCGCTCTCGGGCGAGCGCGAACTCACCACGGAGTCGCACTTCATCTACGTCGCGATCGACGAGGCGAACGACCCGACGCCGGTGCCCGACCTCGAAGTCACCTCCGAGCGCGGCGAGGAACTCCGGGCGGCCGCCCTCGACGAGGCCGTCGACGGGCCGACCGAAGCGGAACAGACTCCCTGA
- a CDS encoding GTPBP1 family GTP-binding protein, with product MSADRAVLESALERGEEEGGNVEFKERLSRDLHLADGRLESLAAQLRHRVLSGDGTATYVVGVTDDGGIAGIPPEDFSESMDVLSILAEEAGAHIEDVETWGVGDDGDRGLVGVATVQEGAVLDVDDDHIVVGTAGHVDHGKSTLVGSLVTGTADDGEGGTRGFLDVQPHEVERGLSADLSYAVYGFAGDGAVHMDNPHRKSDRARVVEESDRLVSFVDTVGHEPWLRTTIRGLVGQRLDYGLLVVAADDGPTKTTREHLGILLAMELPTIVAITKADAVDEDRLDEVEREVERMLRDVGRTPLGVARHGVEAAVEELSDSVVPILRTSAVTMDGLDDLDAMFERLPKTARETREDFRMYVDRTYSVTGVGAVASGTVNSGSVEAGDELLLGPMPDGSYREVEVRSIEMHHHRVDRAKAGRIVGIALKGVSEDEIERGMALLPADADPPAVRSFEAEVMVLNHPTRIREGYEPVVHLETVSEAVVFHPEGGQLLPGDTGTATVEFKFRPYLVEEGQRFVFREGQSKGVGTVREVGGGAVDGDDSEAAAADD from the coding sequence ATGAGCGCTGATCGGGCCGTTCTCGAATCGGCCCTCGAGCGCGGCGAGGAGGAGGGTGGCAACGTCGAATTCAAAGAGCGGCTCTCGCGGGACCTCCACCTCGCGGACGGACGCCTGGAGAGCCTGGCGGCGCAACTGCGCCACCGCGTGCTCTCGGGCGACGGCACGGCGACCTACGTCGTCGGCGTCACCGACGACGGCGGGATCGCCGGCATCCCGCCCGAGGACTTCTCCGAGTCGATGGACGTGCTCTCGATCCTGGCCGAGGAGGCGGGCGCCCACATCGAGGACGTCGAGACGTGGGGCGTCGGCGACGACGGCGACCGCGGCCTCGTCGGCGTCGCGACCGTCCAGGAGGGCGCGGTGCTCGACGTCGACGACGACCACATCGTCGTCGGCACCGCCGGCCACGTCGACCACGGGAAATCGACGCTCGTGGGCTCGCTCGTCACCGGCACCGCCGACGACGGCGAGGGCGGCACCCGCGGCTTCCTCGACGTCCAGCCCCACGAGGTCGAGCGCGGGCTCTCGGCCGATCTCTCCTATGCCGTCTACGGCTTCGCCGGCGACGGCGCGGTCCACATGGACAACCCCCACCGGAAATCGGACCGCGCGCGCGTGGTGGAGGAATCCGACCGGCTGGTCTCCTTCGTCGACACGGTCGGCCACGAGCCCTGGCTCCGGACGACGATCCGCGGCCTGGTCGGCCAGCGCCTCGACTACGGCCTGCTCGTCGTCGCGGCCGACGACGGTCCGACGAAGACGACGCGCGAGCACCTCGGAATCCTGCTGGCGATGGAACTGCCGACGATCGTCGCGATCACGAAGGCCGACGCCGTCGACGAAGACAGATTAGACGAGGTCGAACGCGAGGTCGAGCGGATGCTCCGGGACGTCGGCCGCACGCCCCTGGGCGTCGCGCGCCACGGCGTCGAGGCCGCGGTCGAGGAACTGAGCGACTCCGTGGTGCCGATCCTCCGGACGAGCGCGGTCACGATGGACGGCCTCGACGACCTCGACGCGATGTTCGAGCGCCTCCCCAAGACGGCCCGGGAGACCAGAGAGGACTTCCGGATGTACGTCGATCGGACCTACTCGGTGACGGGCGTCGGCGCCGTCGCCTCCGGGACCGTCAACTCCGGGAGCGTCGAGGCCGGCGACGAACTCCTCTTGGGCCCGATGCCCGACGGCTCCTACCGGGAGGTCGAGGTGCGCTCGATCGAGATGCATCACCACCGGGTCGACCGCGCGAAGGCGGGCCGGATCGTCGGCATCGCGCTCAAGGGGGTCAGCGAGGACGAGATCGAACGCGGGATGGCGTTGCTCCCCGCGGACGCCGACCCGCCGGCCGTCCGCTCCTTCGAGGCGGAGGTGATGGTCCTCAATCACCCGACGCGGATCCGCGAGGGCTACGAGCCGGTCGTCCACCTCGAAACCGTGAGCGAGGCGGTCGTCTTCCACCCCGAGGGCGGGCAGTTGCTCCCCGGCGACACCGGGACGGCGACGGTGGAGTTCAAGTTCCGGCCGTACCTCGTCGAGGAGGGCCAGCGGTTCGTCTTCCGCGAGGGCCAATCGAAGGGCGTCGGAACGGTCCGCGAGGTCGGCGGCGGCGCCGTCGACGGCGACGACTCCGAGGCCGCCGCGGCCGACGACTGA
- the gcvH gene encoding glycine cleavage system protein GcvH: MFEVPEDRKYLESHEYATTDGDTATVGITDFAQDELGDVVFVELPEVGDEITQGEEFGVVESIKAVSDLYAPISGTVTAVNEELFDRPELVNDDPYGDGWMLEVDVSDDGAFDDLLSADEYREQTE, from the coding sequence ATGTTCGAAGTACCCGAAGACCGGAAGTACCTGGAATCGCACGAGTATGCGACCACCGACGGCGACACCGCGACCGTCGGCATCACCGACTTCGCCCAGGACGAACTGGGCGACGTCGTCTTCGTCGAGCTCCCCGAGGTCGGCGACGAGATCACACAGGGCGAGGAGTTCGGCGTCGTCGAGTCGATCAAGGCCGTCTCGGACCTCTACGCGCCGATCTCGGGCACCGTCACCGCGGTGAACGAAGAGCTGTTCGACCGGCCCGAGCTGGTGAACGACGACCCCTACGGCGACGGGTGGATGCTGGAGGTCGACGTGAGCGACGACGGCGCGTTCGACGATCTTCTCTCGGCCGACGAGTACCGCGAACAGACCGAGTGA
- a CDS encoding metal-dependent transcriptional regulator yields MAERSQYLLALYIAEHRESTPVSSGTVADLLGKSTATTTETFQRLADDGLVEYERYEGARLTDEGRERAAELHETYVALSWFFRTVLDLDGYETEARRLASSVSADVSDQLVSTFLVAEAEREGEDE; encoded by the coding sequence ATGGCGGAGCGCTCGCAGTACCTCCTCGCGCTCTACATCGCCGAACACCGCGAGTCGACGCCGGTGTCTTCGGGGACCGTCGCGGACCTGCTCGGGAAATCGACGGCGACGACGACGGAGACCTTCCAGCGGCTGGCGGACGACGGCCTCGTGGAGTACGAGCGGTACGAGGGCGCCCGGCTCACCGACGAAGGTCGGGAGCGCGCCGCTGAACTCCACGAGACGTACGTGGCGCTCTCGTGGTTCTTCCGTACGGTGCTCGACCTGGATGGGTACGAGACCGAAGCGAGGCGTCTGGCGAGCAGCGTCAGCGCCGACGTCTCCGACCAGCTGGTGTCGACGTTCCTCGTCGCGGAAGCAGAGCGAGAGGGCGAGGACGAGTAG